In Mobula hypostoma chromosome 13, sMobHyp1.1, whole genome shotgun sequence, the following are encoded in one genomic region:
- the sort1a gene encoding sortilin: MSEAAGLLRLLLLAAVAAATPALVSASRLPRGSVSEAEGVSCQQSRAFQDNLTEHTHEYRFVDLSGSVTLAWVGDGTGVLLALTTFQLPLLGKHFGQSQLYRSDNYGKTYSDITKLINNTFIRTEFGIAIGPDNSGKVILTADVSGRSSGGRIFRSSDFGKNFVATNLPFHPLLQILYHSENSEHLLALSIDNELWFSPDFGEIWRKIHDFVCLVKWGPKNRVFFTTHLNGSCTAKGLLELKRTDDFGNTFKTIASKVYSFGLGGSFLFASVMTDKASLRALHVSKDMGETWNIAQLPHVTTEQFYSILAANDDMVFMHVDDPGDTGYGTIYASDDRGIVYSKSLERHLYTATRGETDFTNITSLRGVYVSSILAEDGSVQSVITFDRGGKWQPLRKPENSDCDSTAKNKDECSLHIHASYSISQKLNVPMPPLSEPNAVGLIIAHGSVGDAISVMNPDVYVSDDGGYSWFKALKGPHYYAILDSGGLIVAVEYNLYQRVNTIKFSIDEGQCWYSYKFTKDPIIFTGLASEPGARSMNVSVWGYVNLILTQSWVSVTIDFEELLTRDCSDDDYIQWLAHSSNVNDPNDGCMLGYKEKFRRLRKSSLCRNGHGYIVNKQPNVCPCTLDDYLCDFGYYRKENSSECIEQSDLKGHDLEFCLQGKKEILKTNGYRKIPGDQCYGGVQVDRTVKDISKKCVSTLIEPQELLGSHSTNSVPIIATVIVLLLIVVIFGVIFIKKYVCGGRFLVHRYSVLQQHVESNAADELDKAISANKPEYHDDSDEDLLE; the protein is encoded by the exons GTTCTCTTGGCATTAACAACTTTCCAGTTGCCGTTGTTGGGCAAACACTTTGGACAATCACAGTTGTACAGAAG TGATAATTATGGGAAGACTTACTCTGATATTACAAAGCTCATCAATAATACATTCATTCGTACTGAATTTGGAATTGCTATTGGTCCTGACAACTCTGGAAAG gTGATCCTTACTGCTGATGTTTCTGGAAGGAGTAGTGGTGGGAGAATATTTAGATCAAGTGATTTTGGAAAGAATTTTGTCGCCACAAACCTTCCTTTCCATCCACTATTGCAAATCCTTTATCATTCAGAGAATTCGGAACATCTGTTGGCATTAAGCATCGAT AATGAGTTGTGGTTTTCCCCTGATTTTGGTGAAATATGGAGAAAAATACATGACTTTGTATGCCTTGTGAAGTG GGGGCCAAAAAATAGAGTTTTCTTCACTACCCACCTGAATGGATCTTGCA CTGCAAAGGGTTTGTTGGAGCTCAAACGAACAGATGATTTTGGAAATACTTTCAAAACTATTGCGTCAAAAGTTTACTCATTTGGACTAGGGGGCAGTTTCCTCTTTGCTTCAGTTATGACAGACAag GCCAGTTTAAGGGCACTCCACGTGTCTAAGGATATGGGAGAGACCTGGAATATAGCACAGTTGCCTCACGTAACCACTGAGCAGTTCTACTCCATTCTGGCTGCCAATGACGACATGGTGTTTATGCACGTCGATGATCCTGGTG ACACAGGCTATGGTACCATTTATGCTTCAGATGATCGCGGAATAGTGTATTCTAAATCCCTTGAGCGACACTTGTACACAGCGACAAGAGGCGAGACGGACTTCACAAATATTACCTCACTGCGTGGAGTATATGTTAGTAGCATACTTGCAGAAG ATGGTTCTGTTCAGTCTGTCATTACATTTGATAGAGGAGGGAAATGGCAGCCGTTAAGAAAACCAGAAAACAGTGATTGTGATTCAACTGCCAAAAATAAGGATGAG TGTAGTCTGCACATCCATGCATCCTACAGCATTTCTCAGAAACTGAATGTACCGATGCCACCGCTGTCTGAACCCAATGCTGTTGGTCTGATCATTGCACACG GCAGCGTGGGGGATGCTATCTCTGTAATGAATCCTGATGTGTACGTGTCTGATGATGGTGGATACTCTTGGTTTAAGGCTTTAAAGGGACCCCATTATTATGCCATCCTGGATTCTGGAGGCTTGATAGTTGCTGTGGAGTATAACTTGTATCAGCGTGTCAATACCATCAA GTTTTCAATCGATGAGGGACAGTGCTGGTATTCATATAAATTCACCAAAGACCCCATTATATTTACTGGCCTTGCTTCGGAACCAGGAGCTAGATCGATGAATGTCAGTGTCTGGGGATATGTGAACCTCATACTTACACAAAGCTGGGTCTCAGTCACCATCGACTTTGAAGAGCTCCTTACAAGAGACT GTTCTGATGATGACTACATACAGTGGCTTGCCCATTCGAGTAACGTTAATGATCCCAATGATGGCTGTATGTTGGGCTACAAAGAGAAGTTCCGCCGCTTGAGGAAATCATCGCTGTGCCGGAATGGACATGGCTACATCGTCAATAAACAGCCCAATGTCTGTCCCTGTACCCTGGATGATTATCTGTG tgactttggaTACTATCGAAAGGAGAATAGCTCAGAATGTATCGAGCAGTCTGATCTCAAGGGCCACGACCTGGAGTTCTGTCTacaagggaaaaaagaaatactgaAGACAAATGG ATACCGAAAGATTCCTGGAGACCAGTGTTATGGAGGTGTCCAAGTGGATCGCACTGTGAAGGATATCAGTAAAAAATGTGTCAGTACTTTGATTGAACCCCAGGAGCTG CTTGGTTCACACAGTACCAACTCTGTGCCAATTATTGCCACAGTAATAGTACTTTTACTGATCGTGGTAATCTTTGGAGTGATCTTTATCAAGAAATATGTATGCGGTGGACG ATTTTTGGTACATCGGTACTCAGTCCTACAGCAGCACGTGGAGTCAAATGCTGCAGATGAACTAGACAAGGCAATATCTGCCAATAAACCAGAGTACCATGATGACTCCGATGAG GATCTTCTGGAGTAG